Proteins found in one Methylobacter sp. S3L5C genomic segment:
- a CDS encoding nucleotidyltransferase domain-containing protein: MIPADVHTEIMHRLAKTEHEQGVRILLAVESGSRAWGFASANSDFDVRFIYARPTAWYLAVDLEERRDVIEYAITDDIDLNGWDVRKTLRLLWKSNPTIVEWLQSPFIYSEVGGFTQNARALLPTVYSCASGIYHYRNMAKTNYRGYLRADLVPLKKYFYVLRPLLSVRWLERYGTPAPIEFSRLLHLIEGEPELLADIAILLEKKSASAELGLSKPFAGINAFIVAELERLEAMVPIHRQKPEPLGQLNALFHATLDEALSKSETNLNSQTD; encoded by the coding sequence ATGATTCCTGCTGACGTTCACACTGAAATTATGCATCGTTTGGCTAAAACCGAGCACGAACAAGGTGTACGAATTTTACTGGCGGTTGAATCAGGCAGCAGGGCCTGGGGCTTTGCCTCTGCCAATAGCGATTTCGATGTGCGTTTTATTTATGCCAGGCCAACGGCTTGGTATCTTGCAGTAGATCTTGAAGAACGGCGTGATGTGATTGAATACGCCATCACCGATGATATTGATCTCAATGGCTGGGATGTGCGAAAAACGTTACGCCTGTTATGGAAATCAAACCCCACTATTGTGGAATGGCTGCAATCGCCATTTATCTATAGCGAAGTTGGTGGCTTTACACAAAACGCCAGAGCATTATTGCCTACAGTGTATTCGTGCGCAAGCGGGATTTATCACTACCGCAACATGGCAAAAACCAACTACCGTGGTTATTTACGTGCTGACTTGGTACCACTCAAAAAATATTTTTATGTGCTGCGCCCGTTATTATCGGTACGCTGGCTGGAGCGCTATGGTACTCCTGCCCCGATTGAGTTTTCCAGGTTACTGCACCTGATTGAAGGAGAGCCTGAGTTACTGGCTGATATAGCAATCTTGCTTGAAAAGAAAAGCGCATCGGCAGAGTTGGGGCTGTCAAAACCCTTTGCCGGTATCAATGCATTTATCGTCGCTGAATTGGAACGTCTGGAAGCTATGGTGCCCATACATAGGCAAAAGCCGGAACCACTTGGTCAACTTAATGCCTTGTTCCATGCCACGTTAGACGAAGCGCTTTCTAAATCAGAAACCAACCTAAATAGCCAAACTGATTAA